The following is a genomic window from Marinococcus sp. PL1-022.
AGTCCTTCAAGACGCTCCTCAGTCCACAGGGAAAGCTCGGGCGTTTCAATCAGAATATCGATGATTGGCTTTGCCGCGAGACCCGGAACGCTCGTGCTTCCTATATGATAAATATGATCTCCCTTACCGCACGCTTCAAGCTTCAGCAGCTTTTGTTCATGGAAAAAATAGCCCTGCCACTCTTGTTTCCACGGCACGACCTGTATCGTCCGCATCGGATCACTACTTTTCAAAGCTCTTGACTATATGTTCCTAAAAAAGTATATTTTACTCAAGTAAATTTTTTTACTAAGAGGAGCGATAGCATAAGAGGAGCGATAGCAATGGCCATGATTAAAACACTAGAAACCTACGAGCAGCTAAAGGCTGTCAGCGATCCTTTCCGGTCCCAAATATTAATGCTTTTGATTGAAAAACCGATGACCGGCCAACAATTGGCTGAGTATTTTGACCTTCCACGCGCAAAAATCCATTATCATTTAAAAGAACTGCAAAAGCATGAGCTTGTTGACCTCTCTTATACAGAGGAAAAAGGAGGTATACTGCAGAAGTTTTACCGTGCTTCGGCTTCAGGATTTTATCCGGACCCTTCTTTATTCCCCAACACGGAAGAAGTAAGCGAATCTAACCGCCAGATGCTTCTTCGCATGGCAGAAAAAGAACGGC
Proteins encoded in this region:
- a CDS encoding winged helix-turn-helix domain-containing protein, producing the protein MAMIKTLETYEQLKAVSDPFRSQILMLLIEKPMTGQQLAEYFDLPRAKIHYHLKELQKHELVDLSYTEEKGGILQKFYRASASGFYPDPSLFPNTEEVSESNRQMLLRMAEKERRVILSAPSDAFVDQALSSASDYEEWPLVGHMSQMHLSKEDFIEWKKRYFALMEEFSERSNQTSCENASLYYFHSTAFEIDYPAFETDTKKDQKDN